A window of Synechococcales cyanobacterium T60_A2020_003 genomic DNA:
GCCGTCTGATGTCCCCGGTGATGGAGAAGGTCGCCCAGGAGTATGGCGATCGCCTCAAGGTTGTGAAACTAGAGGTTGATCCGAATCCTGAGACGGTGGCGACCTACAAAGTGGAAGGGGTTCCCTCCATGCTGCTGTTCCGGAATGGTGCGCTTGTGGAGCAAGTGGAAGGCGCAATTAGCAAGCAGAAGCTAGAGGATTTCTTGAATAATCATTTATCGGCGGTGTAGCTCGATCGCGCCTACGGAATTGAGATCTGCGACTTCTTTTGCGGGCTGAAAGGCTGGGCTGAGGTGCAAGCAAGAAAGCGCAGATCTTTG
This region includes:
- the trxA gene encoding thioredoxin, whose translation is MASSVLVISDAQFEAEVLRSESPVLAYFWASWCGPCRLMSPVMEKVAQEYGDRLKVVKLEVDPNPETVATYKVEGVPSMLLFRNGALVEQVEGAISKQKLEDFLNNHLSAV